A region of Anoplopoma fimbria isolate UVic2021 breed Golden Eagle Sablefish chromosome 24, Afim_UVic_2022, whole genome shotgun sequence DNA encodes the following proteins:
- the LOC129113862 gene encoding smoothelin-like protein 2: MEGATEGVQEAMVSEALVQFRATLQAAVREVHVDVSVFKQRIEHRIEEMCVSNGPLAGAVTRLQEENLQLRSKMEALSRLVEGLSGVKIERSPAEVKGKNVENGMENNQEESREAWFTLKDQRTASQGIDAKGEKNVATTAQENGNPEISHQPLTAITTPSTESSAVTNSPKYALETPNMSDQEESVLLTKPHQPLTAMLKPSSDAPADPQSPASAPKATKELPVKPVESPAKCDTDEPQPHLPVTAMKIKPSPEGLFATKPTQSPALVPKAAGHPTAEAPTDVTEPKPYLPLSAMSKPNTESSSSATTAAAPTLLALTDATVKPGEYPFKRVPILKTPSPSLKRSVSFPQPAEKLLPSKSIIKSGFSPSLDKKATKSGGVEFKQDLMKSQTLPRSNGAQAKRALFERMNSEPIKPKDSKPKLKRSQSFGASSASGIKQILLEWCRSKTIGYQNIDIQNFSSSWSDGMAFCALVHSFFPLDFDYNTLDPANRKHNLQLAFTTAEQQADCLRLIEVEDMLMMGDKPDPMCVFTYVQSLYNHLKTFE, translated from the exons ATGGAAGGAGCCACAGAGGGTGTTCAGGAGGCAATGGTGAGCGAGGCTCTGGTTCAGTTCAGGGCCACTTTGCAAGCGGCCGTGAGGGAGGTGCACGTGGACGTGAGCGTTTTCAAGCAGCGCATAGAGCACAGGATCGAGGAGATGTGCGTTTCCAACGGACCCTTGGCCGGGGCCGTGAccaggctgcaggaggagaaccTGCAGCTCAGGTCAAAGATGGAGGCCCTCAGCCGCCTGGTGGAGGGTCTCTCCGGGGTGAAGATCGAGAGGAGTCCTGCCGAAGTGAAGGGGAAGAACGTGGAGAATGGTATGGAGAACAaccaggaggagagcagagaggccTGGTTTACTCTGAAAGATCAGAGAACAGCCAGTCAA GGCATCGATgcaaaaggagagaaaaatgttgCCACAACTGCACAAGAGAATGGGAACCCAG AAATCTCCCATCAGCCTCTCACCGCCATCACAACACCAAGCACAGAGTCGTCTGCCGTAACTAACTCTCCTAAGTATGCCTTGGAAACCCCCAACATGTCTG ACCAGGAAGAATCAGTTCTTCTGACCAAACCCCATCAGCCCCTCACTGCAATGCTAAAACCCAGCTCTGACGCTCCAGCTGACCCACAGTCTCCTGCCTCAGCGCCCAAAGCGACAAAAGAATTACCAGTAAAACCAGTAGAATCTCCTGCTAAATGTG ACACTGATGAACCCCAACCCCACCTACCTGTTACTGCCATGAAAATAAAACCCAGTCCAGAGGGTCTGTTTGCCACCAAACCTACCCAGTCTCCAGCATTGGTGCCTAAAGCAGCTGGTCATCCGACAGCAGAGGCTCCAACAG ACGTCACTGAACCCAAGCCGTACTTGCCTCTTTCTGCTATGAGCAAACCCAACACAGAGTCTTCATCGTcagctacaacagcagcagccccCACTCTTTTAGCATTAACGGACGCTACAGTAAAACCTGGGGAATATCCCTTTAAGCGAG TACCAATTCTCAAGACACCCAGTCCCAGTCTGAAGAGAAGTGTGAGCTTTCCTCAGCCTGCAG AAAAGTTGCTTCCATCCAAATCAATCATAAAATCTGGTTTCTCACCAAGTTTGGACAA GAAGGCAACCAAGTCAGGGGGGGTTGAGTTTAAGCAGGATCTGATGAAATCCCAAACGCTTCCACGCTCCAACGGGGCTCAGGCCAAGAGGGCCCTCTTTGAGAGGATGAACTCAGAGCCCATAAA ACCAAAGGATTCCAAACCTAAACTGAAGCGCTCTCAGAGTTTTGGCGCGTCCAGTGCCAGTGGTATAAAACAGATTCTCCTGGAGTGGTGTCGCTCCAAAACCATTGGCTATCAG AACATAGATATCCAGAACTTCTCGTCCAGCTGGAGTGATGGGATGGCTTTCTGTGCTCTGGTTCACTCGTTCTTCCCTCTGGACTTTGATTACAACACGCTGGATCCTGCAAACCGCAAACACAACCTCCAGCTGGCCTTCACCACCGCAGA GCAGCAGGCTGACTGTCTCCGTCTGATCGAGGTGGAGGACATGCTGATGATGGGGGACAAGCCGGAccccatgtgtgtgtttacatacgTCCAGTCCCTCTACAACCACCTGAAGACGTTTGAATAA
- the LOC129113464 gene encoding adapter molecule crk-like, with translation MAGNFDAEDRGSWYWGRLSRQEAVSLLQGQRHGVFLVRDSITSPGDYVLSVSENSKVSHYIINSISNNRQSGSGLAPPRFRIGDQEFEALPALLEFYKIHYLDTTTLIEPINKSKHTGFISTSAGAPPQSEEAEFVRALFDFPGNDEEDLPFRRGDILRVLEKPEDQWWNAANQEGRAGMIPVPYVEKYRPASPTSAGLGPPVVGVDRGQAGGMVGSTDATGAPQTNPLGDPGQYAQPVANAQLPNLQNGPVYARAIQKRVPNAYDKTALALEVGDTVIVTKINVNGQWEGECKGKRGHFPFTHVRLLEQHHPDDES, from the exons ATGGCCGGTAACTTTGATGCGGAGGACCGCGGGAGCTGGTACTGGGGGAGGCTCAGCCGCCAGGAAGCGGTGTCCCTCCTCCAGGGGCAGCGGCACGGCGTGTTCCTGGTGCGGGACTCGATCACCAGCCCGGGGGACTACGTGCTGTCCGTGTCGGAGAACTCCAAAGTGTCCCATTATATAATCAACAGCATCAGCAACAACCGGCAATCCGGCTCAG GTTTGGCTCCTCCTCGGTTTCGGATTGGGGATCAGGAGTTTGAGGCGCTCCCAGCCCTGCTAGAGTTTTATAAGATCCACTACCTGGACACCACCACACTCATAGAGCCCATAAACAAGTCCAAGCACACGGGGTTCATCAGCACCTCCGCTGGCGCCCCGCCGCAGTCAGAGGAGGCCGAGTTTGTACGAGCGCTGTTTGACTTCCCCGGTAATGACGAGGAGGACCTCCCCTTCCGCAGGGGGGACATCCTGCGGGTTCTGGAGAAGCCGGAGGACCAGTGGTGGAACGCAGCTAACCAGGAGGGCCGAGCCGGGATGATCCCCGTGCCCTACGTGGAGAAGTACCGGCCCGCCTCGCCCACCTCCGCCGGCCTGGGTCCCCCTGTTGTGGGGGTGGACAGGGGGCAAGCGGGAGGGATGGTGGGCAGCACAGACGCAACAGGGGCCCCTCAGACCAACCCTCTGGGGGACCCGGGCCAGTACGCTCAGCCTGTGGCCAACGCCCAGCTGCCTAACCTACAGAACGGGCCCGTCTACGCCCGAGCCATCCAGAAGAGGGTTCCCAACGCCTACGACAAGACGGCGCTCGCTCTGGAG GTGGGCGACACGGTAATAGTGACCAAGATCAACGTGAACGGCCAATGGGAGGGTGAGTGCAAGGGCAAGCGAGGCCACTTTCCCTTCACCCACGTCCGCCTGCTGGAACAACACCATCCCGATGACGAGAGCTGA